The Brachypodium distachyon strain Bd21 chromosome 4, Brachypodium_distachyon_v3.0, whole genome shotgun sequence nucleotide sequence TCACCAAGAACAACTTCTATTGCTTTATTCTTAGCCATGTAAGCCATCATTTTGGGGACTTCAACTCCAAAATCTTCCATTGCTTTATCCATGATTGATTTGATATTTGTTGTGGGGTCAGATCTGATGGTGCTTTCATAGGCCTTGCTCAACCACTTTGCATTGATCCGTGTGCTCTCTTTTGTGATTTCACACttgtgatccaaataaatCTTTTTAATGCGGAAGGTCTTCTCATTCTTTATTTGAGATGCAACCATGTAGAATGAACAGTTCTTTTGCATGCAATTAACAATAAACTTGTCTTTGCAGTTCATATGATATCTGAAGTCCCTGCTATGGACAATGTGCAGGTTAACTAAAGCTCTTCTAAACTAAAAAGACATCATCAAATCACAACTTCAGACAGAACTGCTCATGTGCTACCTGCCTTGATTCATCATAATATATCCTCTTTTGCTTGCTTTTTGGCTCTGCTTTTCCTCCTTAGAGGAGCCACAAATGACAGTACCTCTGCCCTATCATGTTCTCTGTCAAATAGAGGACCAGGGTCACTATCTTCAAAGGAAGAAATGATGCAGTCTGGAGTGAAACTGGGACCTGCACTTGCATGTGATCTGGTTGTGGGGCCTTTCCTTTctggtttcttcttctctggatTAAGCATTGCAGGCCCTTTCTCAACCTCTCAATATCTGAAACAAGTTCAGGCTCTGGGTCATAAAGGTCTTCAACATCTGTGTCCCCTTCCAAGTGTTGCTGCGGATCATTCCTCTGAACTCTCATATTGGCTAATATCTGGGCAAGCTCAACTTCTTCCTGCATTCTCATCTCTTGAGTACTGTATTGCTATCGATTGCACTCACCACAATCAATGTCTGCATCTGCACTGTTGTCACTCTCCAAATTGTCAGAgttgttgggtttgcccaaagatcaatcacatgaagacgcacaagATCGAGATCACCGGATTATGGCCAAAGGCACCTGTCGTGCCTTGTCacttttatttcttctcaaaACTCCTACCCGATCTTGATTACAAGATAGAGGGTTGCATGCGTATATATACACTCACAAGCCCAACACCATACGGACTACTAGTCCAACTCGAACACAGCTCACGCTGAATCACACATGCACATGAACACTACTAACTCACGCACGCGGACACACTCCTAATCTGATTAGGACACAAACACATGCACCTAGCTAGACTCAAACTCAAGGTTATCCTAACAATCTCCCCCCTAATCTTGAAGTTCCCGTCTTCAGCGCTCCCCTGATCTTGGCTCTCTCTTCAGCTTCACGACTCGTCGGCTCACTTCAACGCATGATCCAGACTACCAACCCCGCGGACACATCTCGCGTGCTACGTGCAGATTAGACGCACCATTAATCTCACATAGGAACTCAACTAAACTGGTCATGGTCCCACTACACGCCAAGTTTGATCTTCTAGACGAGACACGCGGATGACCACATGCCACCTTGTCTGCACGCACGTCGATCTCTTGCTCCGATGACACACCTTACCGGGCAACCTTCGACCGTGACATGCTTCAACTGCAACAGAGCCTCACACCGacgagcacttggacacaaccacgacTCACAGACTCCGATCTGGACACACATAACTCCTCAACGAGCTTGCCAACGACAGTATGCCCTGATGCCGAGTACTTTTCGACGATCAGTATTATGATCTCCCGTTACTAAGAGATCGGCCGCACCACGATGACTCGATCCAATCCGCTGAATGCTCCTCCACGCACAGACACCGATTACCCGATCTGATCCGCGAACACCGTTCCACCGCTGATTGCCCGCTCTTATCCGTGGACGTcgctccgccgccgttgcccGCCCCGAGGTTCTAGCACATCTCCTCCCCGGGGCAAGCGCGTCTTCAAATCTTTgacctcgctctgataccaaatgttaggtttgcccaaagatcaatcacatgaagacgcacacgatCGAGATCACCGGATTATGGCCAAAAGCACCTGTCGTGCCTTATCacttttatttcttctcaaaACTCCTACACGATCTTGATTACAAGATAGAGGGTTGCATGCGTATATATACACGCACAAGCCCAACATCATACGGACTACTGGTCCTACTCGAACACAACTCACGTTGAATCACACATGAACATGAACACTACTAACTCACGCACGCGGACACACTCCTAATCTGATTAGGACACAAAGACATGCACCTAGCTagactcaaactcaagattaTCCTAACAAGAGTCATATTTTGTATTTGTATCATCTAATATAGGCGCTTTTCTCTTATCTTCTTCACCTCCAACTTGAGCTTCACCCATCATGTTTACACTTGCTTGAGTCTGAAAGTGCTGCTCAGCTTCTGCTGCCTCTTCATCTTCAATTGTAATCACATctggcctcttcctcttgtGCCCACCGTTGGTATATCTCTGTAAAATTCAGCAACTTTCTTCAAAGGAGAAAAACCATTATCTCTGTCCTTCATCACTGTTATATTCAACAGGTTAGATGACTCAGAGAGCTTCATCATCTCATTAACTTTGTCATTTCCATCAATCAGCGCCAGGCCACGCAAACCAACCCCTTCCTCCTTAATCCTTTCCAAACCCGCCACTCTCCATCAAACCAACAAGATTGAGATATGTCACATCTGACCTACCCAAGTACCTCTCCACCATACTATGGCACTCAAATTTCATTCTAATGCCCCATAACTCGTCATCCAACCTGAACAGAATTGAAAAATCGAGAAAACTCAGAATACTTCCTACATGGACCGAATCGAACAACCCTATCCCCCAAATCAACAAGATTGAGATGAACCCTAGCACTACATCGACTTACGAAGAGGAAAGAGATATAACGAGCTTACTGTGTAAAGTCGATTGAGTCGGTCCAGTGCGGGTTGTGGCTCCTAGGCAGAACTGACGGCTCCGacccacctccgccgcttgCCCCCGCCACGCTTGCCTGGGTCAGCAGCGCCACGAACTCATTGCCTCCTTCACCGCTGCCACCGCCATCATCGACAACCTTCGAGGTCACCGTAGCTAACCAGAGAGGGACGGGGACGAGATCTAGGGTTCCAAGGTTAAGGCAGGGTCGGGGTCGGGTTGTTCAAATGGGCTAGCGTTAGGTCGGGTTTGGACACAATGGACGGCTAGGCCAGCGTGGATCCAAGGTGgcacctgacaggtgggcccccgTGTCAAGTTTTCCGTCAAAACACAATAAACTGCGAAAAATCAGTGCGAGGGAGTACAACGGACCACAAAAGCAGTGGTacgttttttttaaaggtgGCTTTCCTAGATATGTGCctcaaatgtggtggttctGTGTAATTTTCTCTATCAAAGAATGCAACAACATACACGAGCGACACCTATACCTGGGCACCGGATAGAAAGGGCTTGATGACAGGTCGCTCCAAACCTCACTTCCCAGTTCACCCCAAACTAGAAGAGAGGGGAGAGAGGAAAGCGAAAATCGGATAGGAAGGGCTTGATGACAGGTCGCTCCAAACCCCACTTCCCACTTCCCAGTTCACCCCAAACCCACTTCCCAGTTCTTTGGCCCTATCAGTCTGTATGACGCTTCAACTATTATGATTACACATGAACCCAGAAATAATAATACAGAACAATGTTAATGTTTGCTGGGTATATGATATTTATCTTCGACCTTGTATTCCAGTAACAGCATGCatatcaaaatatttttttcaatttcGACTACTATCACCCATCACATTCTGTAAGTTCTTGTACAGAGGAAATTATCCGCTAGATGAGGATAAGAGATACATGACCACGTCGTCAGCCACATGCGAAAAGTTTCTGATGCAGCAAGTATGTATCTGCTATGTGGTCGACACTGGGTGCCCATAATACAAGGACATTCCTCATGTGCTTGCTCTTTTTCATGTTGATGGTGCTCAGCGGCCAGCGGGCATGCAATTTTCAGAAAAGCCTACAACTACCCCATAAGGAAGCTCTGTTGTGTCACTTCTTGCCTTTTCGTGCGAGGTAGCGCTCTCGAGCAGCCTGAATCTTACTATCCACATCAGATTGCTTAATTTCCGTAGCTTTTGTTGGAGAGCTTACTTGCTTGTTACCCAGAGGTTCAGAATCTGTTGGTGCAGTTGAACCACCGCTGTGATAAAATACTCGAGGTTATTTGTGTAGCTAGTACATCTTGCTACCTGAACAATCATCGGTTTGAATACATGACCTCCATACCTTAATTTCTTTATGTTCAGTTTTTCAAGCTTCTTTAAGATTGGTTTAACCCAAGCCTGCTCAACTGCACAAACATTTCTCATGAAAGGGCGAGTAGTATTTATCAGCTCATGGTAGACAACATACACTGGTAATTTCCCATATTCATCACCTTCCAGCACAGAAGACGGATGCACCTGCAAAAAGTGTATTTAGCAAGCTGTGTAGATAGAGTTGAAGCATTAGATTAGCAGACACAAAATGTGGTCAAACCCACATCAATAGAAGGAAGTGAACTTAAAATCTTATTGCATGAAACAACTATtcttcaaaaatattttttggtaTGTTTACTGTTTCCAAATGGCATGTCCCCAGACCAAACATATCAAGTATCTCCAAGAAACAGTTCAAAACTTCATATGCAACTGGCAGTTTCACTGTTTCTGAATAAAAACAAGATAGGCACAAAAGGGACAGACTAATTCTTAGCTTTGATTCCATAAGTCTGATTCTAAAATTTTATTGACCAAGACAATTTCACTACTCGTGGATTTAAATGGCAGAACACAGCTTTTTGATGACTAACTTTGGGTTTGTGGACTTTACATATTAATATCTGCAAGTACGAAGGATTTTAACTCACGGGCATTAGTTCTTTTGGCTGCCACTTATCACACTCTTCCTTACTTTTAGAGAGCTCTAGCATCGCAACTAACTAACTCTGACAGATAGATGATACCTGCACAAGTTGTGTCCTGTATCCAACCGTATGGTAACCGTTGTGATGCAGCATTCTCTCCGCTAGCTGGTTACCATATCCTACACAAAGAGCTTTCCTCAATTTTCTGTAGTCAGGGTCACTCTTACGTCCTCTCCTTGCTTGCAGATCTGTTGGACCTGAATTTTACAatgcaagttcactttgaaaATTCAGTCAAATGCACCGATTTCCAGAAATTCATGCGATAATACCTGATTTTCCAATTTACAAAGTGCAAACAACaagaaagaattgaagaaaaatattCCATTTAGCTTTAGTATTCTCTGCAGAGCAAGATGTCCATACGAATTGACACAGACAACATAGTGTATCTGCCATAATCTCTCATTTTTTGTGTATTCTATAATTTGCTTTTCGTGCTGAAATTTCAACGATAGGCAACATATACGATGTAAGTTCTAACTATTTCACAATAGGCAGTGTGGTAATTCTTAGAAATTAAAACTGGGCAAAAGAAAAAGCAGCTCTACAAGCAAGCAAGGGAAAAGGGGAATCCTTCCTCACAAATTTTGACAACCAATATAATGATAAGTAGAAAACTGACCTTTGGCGATTTTTTGAATAATCTGACTTAATTGATTCCTTACATCTTTGCTGAATTTCATGCCTCGCGCCTGCAAAAATATTCTGGTGGTCAACATAGACATACAGTCTAATGATTTAACAACACAAAGTGGCACTGCAGAAGTGCAAAGTCTTTCAAAGATATTGATTTGATACGCACATTGACTTAATCATACTCTTAGCCAATCTGTATTATGTAAATGCAAGCATAATCATATGATGGTGACATGACTTTTAGTTTGAGTAAGCTTCTAAGTTGCAGTATTGGCAATAGAAAATCAAGATTTAAGgtaaaacaaacaacaaatgaaGGACAATGAACAATTGACAAAAATGTCAAACAGTAAATCACAGGTTTTGGTACTGTCAAACATCAGAAAAGGGTATTATTTATTTCTTATTTATAAAGAGATAACTTACAAGCAATTTGCCCAATTTAAACAACTACATAGATACATGATCGTTACATTCAAACAAAGCATCCGCATCAAATCATATTAAATCAGCTTCATATAACCTATGCTGAGAAGGCCCAATGTGACTGCACTCACTCATCTAAATTTCTTCTGAGCATAATAGATTAACAATTTTATCTTCAGTCACCTGCAAATCATGATCTGAGCACCACTTTGGGTCATAGTCTGCTTGATCCCAGCTTTCAAATATTTGAAGCAACTGTATATGGTCACCCCAGCCAGAACCATCAGGAAGCTCTcgcctttttctctttctctcaatTTCCTTGCTGTATATACGAATCAACaaattcatcacatgattgGTGGTGAATGAGTCAGTCATAGTAGACttctaaaaaagaaacaaatggcCACCTTCTAGTTTGCCGCAGTGTGATTTCAGCTGACAAAACTGCAGCAACAGTTAATGCCTGCGATAGGCATCCTAATTCGTTCGCTTCAATCAAAGTCCTTGAAAGCGAAGGATCAAGAGGGAGCTCTGTGCAATATTTTAACAACATATAACTTAAAATCAAATAAGGCGACTTAAAATTTACCAGAACAAATAAACTTATCCAACACAAACCAGTCTATAAATTTCATAAGTTGAACAGGTTCAATCAGAAATGCTATGATAGAAAAAATTCGAGCTTATGTGTCAGCAGATGTGGCAAGTAATAAAATTGCAAATTGGATAAAATTCGACCATTATGTAACTACACAGAAATGCCCTTGCTGATCAGTCATCACTGAAACCAGATCTACTAGCTGAAAAATGATCCATCCTATCAAAATGCACCATTGCACATCTAACTCTCTGAGCTCTGATGAACTTCATATTCCAAGCATTTGTGTAGTTATCATGATAACCTCCTTGCAAGATGAGGTTACATTATGAGATAATAAGATGCAGCATACAAGTGCAGAGAAACAAAATACTGTATCACATTAGTTCGATAATCATTTGATGCTAACACATAAACATAGTGAAAGGATATCCTAGCTGCAGCATATACAAAAACGACTACATAAGATGAATTCCTGAGTCCAACAGGTCATGTTTTGTTTCTAAAGAACATGGAGGATACTCATTTATTTAATGGACTCCCTATAACTCCGATGAATTTCTTTTCCTAAATTGCAGTcgatttttaaaaaaactataTTCAGACATCcgttctctttctttttcctcggtcatcttcttcctctagcCAACCTCGCTTCCATCAGCGCCGCCACTTCCAGGTCGTCATGTCCAGCAGCGGCGGCCCCTACCCCAGCCCCGGTGAACATCCCATCCCCAACCCCCAACTCTAGCGAGGTATCCTCCGTTGGCTCCACTGGCGTCGCTGCTCCCGAGTCGCTGGCAGATCCGCGTGGCCACCCTAACCTATCAGGTGAGGTCTCCTCCCTCAGCCTCACCTCCTTCACCGGCACTCCAGCCTCACAGTTCACTGGTCGCTGAGTTTGTGGATAGACCACGCACCCACACCAACCCCTACTATGCACGCTTCATGTAAGATAGTTAACTTGGAGGTTGGGGTGCATTTTGCACTAGTGTAAATGTTGGTTGTTTACCCTCTCAACAAGCTACGTGGGGCTAAACCCAAATGCGCTCTTGCCTTACAGGGGCTTCAATTGGGCCTTCCTCTTCCTAAAGGCTGGTTCTTACATTTTCAATTTCAAACAAGGCCTGTTGGATGTGATGCCTGGGATTTTAACTGTTTAAAACCTCAGGTACTAGTGCCAATGCACTGCATTTGGTGGCTAGAATCCAAGCTGTTTCTATATTCAATTAAAATTATAACTATCTACAGTAGTATCTACTAGTGCCTACTCACATCACATGTGCCAAGTGTGAACAGTACCATCATGCATTTCGAATTAAAGATAAAGCACTATATTATATTGGTCGTGTATAATTTATCCAGTTAAAAAAAGCTGGAATTTATTCAGAAAAGGGACAAGACATCAGATCGGCTATGGATTGGTTGTACAATAGCAATTTTCTGACGTCTGAAAAAAATCCAATTTTCCGACACATCATTCAACAGATTTGAATAACCATTTGATTTCATGCTCAAAATAATACCTGCCATTAGGCGCCCAACATCTGTTATTTGCCCATTTTCATCAATTGCATCAATGAGGTATAACTGCCTTAAAGCGTCTTCTAACGATTCACCTGCAGGTCATAGGCATTAGTCCAGTAAGGAAGACAGAAACCAAAgataattttaaattttatgcATTGCATCACAACAGACAAAACTAATTGGAGTTTCCATGATGATCCTTGGAGCCACAAACTCCTGATACCAAGCAGCAGCTGATGGAGAATTTTGGGTAATTCAAATTACACAACTCATAATGGAAAATGTTGCAGTTAAAACAGCAGTTAATTGAACTTGGCAGTTGGCACATTCGCATTTTTTGAGAACTAATATATAGGACGCAGTCATGCACAACAAAACAGTGCCACTGGACTTGGTCAACATGCTGCAGAAGGCTAAATTTTCTAGTCAAAGATGGGCTCAGCACAGGAAAGGTGACTTTTGAGTTATGACATGCCTGAACCAAGACTAGCCCCACAGAGCTGCTTAGGTTACCACGCATAGTACTTAATTAGACAAAAGGAAGTCTTAAAAAGTGAGTGCGGAAGGATTATTATGAATAGAAGATTCTGACTCTTTATCTTACGTGATGGTGGGTCAAGGAAATCAAACATCAAAATGTCGATATCAGGAAGATTTAATGATTTCAGATACAGAACACTTCCAGCAAGGGAAGTCCGTTGAATTTCTGGAATTGTGGCCTCAAGAAACTCCTTTTGGTAGATGGAACTTGGGTATAACCTATAACACTTGCCAGGCCTAGTTCTTCCAGCTCGTCCAGCTCGCTGGTCAGCCTGCACTCTAATTATTCATGAAGATCCACAGTAAATATTGTGCACTATAGCTAGAAATCTGTGAATGGAAGTAATCTTATGACAAATCAGATGCACAGACAGACAAGCAGCCAAATTATTTACCTGCTAATCTGAACTACATCAAGGGAATACATTCCAGTTGACGGATTATACTGGCGTTGCTTTACATAACCACAATCGATCACGAACCTAGTGAAATAATACAGTATTATTATCAATAAAATTCATTCTACTGATAGAAATCTACCAGGACATAAAATTGCGGGCATTTTGAGTTCTCAGATAGGTATATAAAAGATCACAAATTTTATAGTTCAGTATCAGTTGGGCAGGTTCCTTCCCTATTAGCGGTTTAGCAtggaagcaaaacaaaatcttaTGATCTCCTTCATAAGTAACTTCATGATTGTAACAGCAATTCATTATCAATAATAATCAATAAATGTACTGAAGTTAACAATTGATACTGAACTATTTGTGGACAAGTGGACCTGATCAATCATTAACAATTCCTCCATGCATTCGCAAATCACAAGTTATTTTTTGGGTTTGTTAGGCACTGTACATATTTTATAAAAGGTAACACTAATTTCTCAGGATGCAATTGTATGAGTGGCTGTCATCAAGACATCATCACGCCTCTTGCGGTCTAGACTACTACCCTACCATACGCGGTAAACCGGTAACACAAGTAAATACAATGAGGATACTTTGTTGCCTGTATATATTTTCTACAAAACCACGAAGTTGCATATAGATTCACTACTTTAGAAACCCAACATTTTATTAACCAAAATTAAATATAAGAGGAATTTGGAGATGGAAATTTAACTACGAAAGTATGTGCACTTTAACTGATTATGTTTGCTGCTTACACAACACCATCCACTGTCAATGAAGTTTCAGCCACATTTGTTGCAACAATGAACCGTCGACACTCTGGAGGTGCTGGAGCAAATACCCGAACCTATTATCAGAAGTGAACAGATCAGCAATAATTCTATTGTGTATCAAATGCTTAGCAGCAAAATGATAAATACAGAAAACAAATGAAGGCTGACGGAATGACAGAGAGCAAGATCATGCCAAGAGTTAACACAAAATCTTGAATACACAGTATTGTAACAACAAAAAGcttgaagaaaacaacaaaacgttcacttttttttctaagTAGAAATGGTTTATCTCAATAAAATAACAAATACGGTACAAGTCAATGCGACACTCATAAAAAATCTTATTAGTCAATGATCACGGGTTAAAGATGAGGCAGCTTCTTATAGTCAAATAAAAGAGTACATA carries:
- the LOC100831991 gene encoding probable pre-mRNA-splicing factor ATP-dependent RNA helicase DEAH4; its protein translation is MPSTSLPATPPVLPISEHEDEIVAAVEANPVVVVIGETGSGKSTQLSQILHRRGYTRRGTIAITQPRRVAAVSVSRRVAQELGVSIGEEVGYAIRFEDRTSEKTLIKYLTDGVLLRESLSNPELKQYSVIILDEAHERSLNTDILLGLMKRLIKDRASDLKVLITSATLDGLKVSKFFSGCPVLNIPGTIFPVEKFYSTDRPTNYIESSLRTAIDIHVKEVPGDVLIFMTGKDDIDKMVSKLEERIQNLEEGSCMDALVLPLHGSLPPEQQVRVFAPAPPECRRFIVATNVAETSLTVDGVVFVIDCGYVKQRQYNPSTGMYSLDVVQISRVQADQRAGRAGRTRPGKCYRLYPSSIYQKEFLEATIPEIQRTSLAGSVLYLKSLNLPDIDILMFDFLDPPSRESLEDALRQLYLIDAIDENGQITDVGRLMAELPLDPSLSRTLIEANELGCLSQALTVAAVLSAEITLRQTRSKEIERKRKRRELPDGSGWGDHIQLLQIFESWDQADYDPKWCSDHDLQARGMKFSKDVRNQLSQIIQKIAKGPTDLQARRGRKSDPDYRKLRKALCVGYGNQLAERMLHHNGYHTVGYRTQLVQVHPSSVLEGDEYGKLPVYVVYHELINTTRPFMRNVCAVEQAWVKPILKKLEKLNIKKLSGGSTAPTDSEPLGNKQVSSPTKATEIKQSDVDSKIQAARERYLARKGKK